A region from the Streptomyces lydicus genome encodes:
- a CDS encoding acyl-CoA thioesterase — translation MPFAVPVTVRGYETDTQGHLNQSVYLQYAEHARWSLLQASGIRQSTMVERRVGPVTVETTIRYRRELRAGDEVEVSCAFVWGEGKTFRIEQTVRKADGTVAAEVSAVCGLLDLTERKLLKDPRAAFRDLADDPSLLGLADD, via the coding sequence GTCCCCGTCACCGTGCGCGGCTACGAAACCGACACCCAGGGCCATCTCAACCAGAGCGTCTATCTGCAGTACGCCGAGCACGCCCGCTGGTCGCTGCTGCAGGCGAGCGGCATCCGCCAGAGCACCATGGTGGAGCGCCGGGTCGGCCCGGTGACCGTCGAGACCACCATCCGCTACCGGCGCGAGCTGCGGGCCGGTGACGAGGTCGAGGTGAGCTGCGCCTTCGTCTGGGGCGAGGGCAAGACCTTCCGGATCGAGCAGACCGTCCGTAAGGCGGACGGCACGGTGGCCGCCGAGGTGAGCGCCGTCTGCGGGCTGCTCGACCTCACCGAGCGCAAGCTTCTCAAGGATCCGCGAGCGGCCTTCCGCGACCTGGCCGACGACCCTTCACTGCTCGGTCTCGCCGACGACTGA